One Tenebrio molitor chromosome 2, icTenMoli1.1, whole genome shotgun sequence genomic region harbors:
- the LOC138123057 gene encoding brachyurin-like codes for MKHIAIFCLCFVLVWATPLQKSPLKKVSVKDIDSRIINGDQAGLAQFPWQAALYIGSYFVCSGSIISEEWILTAAQCIDGVGTVTVLAGIVDLNGSGAVVQSSDLILHKDYDPDYFLNDIGLVQLRTPLTFTRYLAPIALADNLLEDGLDVTISGWGATDSDGDESQFLNYADLVTIRNSECTAIYGNIQDSSVCAKSETATVQNACYGDGGAPLVLDVETDPVHVGLLSFIGGDTCESGYPSGFTRTASFRIWIRDETGV; via the exons ATGAAACATATCGCCATTTTTTGTCTATGCTTTGTGCTAGTGTGGGCTACGCCCTTGCAGAAAAGTCCATTGAAAAAGGTCTCTGTAAAGGACATAg ATTCTAGAATTATCAATGGCGATCAAGCGGGCTTAGCTCAGTTTCCTTGGCAAGCAGCTCTATACATTGGTTCGTATTTTGTTTGCAGTGGTAGCATAATAAGCGAAGAATGGATTCTCACCGCTGCCCAATGTATTGAtgg AGTCGGTACTGTAACCGTTCTGGCAGGAATTGTAGATTTGAATGGCTCTGGTGCGGTGGTTCAGTCATCTGACCTTATACTTCACAAGGATTACGATCCCGATTATTTTCTAAACGATATTGGTCTTGTTCAGCTAAGGACACCACTCACTTTTACTC GATATCTAGCCCCAATAGCTCTTGCAGATAACCTTCTTGAAGACGGACTCGATGTTACAATAAGTGGATGGGGCGCAACAGATAGcg acGGTGATGAAAgccaatttttgaattatgcGGATCTAGTAACTATTCGCAACAGCGAATGTACAGCAATTTATGGAAATATTCAGGATTCTAGTGTTTGTGCAAAATCAGAAACGGCTACTGTGCAGAACGCTTGCTAT GGTGACGGTGGAGCGCCACTAGTCCTTGATGTTGAGACCGATCCTGTACACGTTGGTCTTCTTAGTTTCATCGGTGGTGACACTTGTGAGTCTGGGTATCCTTCTGGATTTACAAGAACAGCTTCTTTCAGAATCTGGATACGAGATGAAACCGGTGTGTAA
- the LOC138124917 gene encoding collagenase-like — MKYYAFLCLSVPLALASYQDPSKTIPLKSTHPRIIGGHRADPGQFPWKAVLQISGDRSEWICGGSLISEKWVLTAASCLERAISAYITINDTSSSMSLNMITHDTFDSMSLSNNIGLAELEEPVTFDEYVSAIGLSEEPVEAGVEVTIIGPGSTSAEGSADAISYYTELVTISNEECKETFDLIRDSNGCAVSETDDKMGSCFGDIGGSVVTKADTNPLLVGVISFVSDNGCDHGDPSGFVRVADYIDWIRTNIENYGSIISEEWILTAAQCIDGVGIVTVLAGIVDLNASGAVAQSSDLILHKDYDPENFLNDIGYLAPIALANYLLEDGLVVTVSGATVSDGDESQFLNYADLVTIRNSECTAIYGNSILDSIVCAASGTVILKNVCTGDGGAPLVFDVETDPVQVGIVSFIGGDTCESGYPSGFTRTASFRMWIQEKTGV; from the exons atgaaatattaCGCTTTTCTTTGTTTATCTGTACCATTAGCTTTGGCCTCTTACCAAGATCCGTCTAAAACCATACCTTTAAAATCTACAC ATCCTAGGATTATTGGTGGCCATAGAGCTGATCCTGGTCAATTTCCTTGGAAAGCAGTACTGCAAATTAGTGGAGATCGCTCGGAGTGGATATGTGGTGGCAGTCTGATAAGTGAGAAATGGGTATTAACAGCAGCAAGTTGTCTTGAGAG GGCCATCTCTGCTTATATTACCATTAATGACACAAGTAGTTCTATGTCTCTGAACATGATTACGCATGACACATTTGACTCGATGAGTCTATCAAATAATATTGGACTTGCGGAACTCGAGGAACCAGTGACATTTGAcg AGTACGTCAGTGCTATAGGTCTTTCAGAAGAACCTGTAGAAGCTGGTGTAGAAGTTACCATAATCGGTCCCGGATCTACCAGTGCCG AAGGCAGCGCTGACGCAATTTCATATTACACTGAATTGGTAACCATTTCAAATGAAGAATGTAAAGAAACGTTTGATCTTATTAGAGATTCAAATGGTTGTGCGGTTTCAGAAACTGATGACAAGATGGGGTCATGCTTT GGTGACATTGGTGGTTCTGTAGTAACTAAAGCCGACACTAATCCTCTTCTGGTCGGTGTCATTAGTTTTGTGAGCGACAATGGTTGTGATCATGGGGATCCCTCAGGTTTTGTAAGAGTTGCAGACTACATAGACTGGAttcgcacgaatattgaaaaCTA TGGTAGCATAATAAGTGAAGAATGGATTCTCACCGCTGCCCAATGTATTGAtgg AGTCGGTATTGTAACCGTTCTGGCAGGAATTGTAGATTTGAATGCCTCTGGTGCGGTGGCTCAGTCATCTGACCTTATCCTTCACAAGGATTACGATcctgaaaattttctaaaCGATATTG GATATCTAGCCCCAATAGCTCTTGCAAATTACCTTCTTGAAGACGGACTCGTTGTTACAGTAAGTGGCGCAACAGTCAGCG acGGTGATGAAAgccaatttttgaattatgcGGATCTAGTAACTATTCGCAACAGCGAATGTACAGCAATTTACGGAAATTCTATTCTGGATTCTATTGTTTGTGCAGCATCAGGAACGGTTATCTTGAAGAACGTTTGCACT GGTGACGGTGGTGCGCCACTAGTCTTTGATGTTGAAACCGATCCTGTACAAGTTGGTATTGTTAGTTTCATCGGTGGTGACACTTGTGAGTCTGGGTATCCTTCTGGATTTACAAGAACAGCTTCTTTCAGAATGTGGATACAAGAGAAAACCGGTGTGTAG
- the LOC138123558 gene encoding brachyurin-like produces the protein MKHIAIFCLCYVLVWATPLQKSPLKKVPVRDLDSRIINGDLAGLGQFPWQAALYVPLGSSYFVCGGSIISEQWILTAAQCIYGVDSVTILAGVVDLNGSGASAQSSKLIVHNDYKLDIPDNDIGLVQLSTPLTFNQYVAAITLAENLLEDGVNVTVSGWGATSDNDDENQLLYYVDLVTIRNSECTAIYGSIQDSSVCAESGTATVKNACYGDGGDPLVLDVETNPVHVGLLSFLGGDRCESRYPSGFTRTASFRNWIRDITDV, from the exons ATGAAACATATCGCCATTTTTTGTCTATGCTATGTGCTAGTGTGGGCTACGCCCTTGCAAAAAAGTCCATTGAAAAAGGTTCCTGTAAGGGACTTAG ATTCTAGAATTATCAATGGAGATCTGGCAGGCTTAGGTCAATTTCCTTGGCAAGCAGCTCTGTACGTTCCTTTAGGGTCTTCGTATTTTGTTTGTGGTGGTAGCATTATAAGCGAACAATGGATTCTCACCGCTGCCCAATGTATTTACGG AGTCGATTCTGTAACCATTCTGGCAGGAGTGGTAGATTTGAATGGCTCTGGTGCGTCGGCACAGTCATCTAAACTAATTGTTCACAATGACTACAAACTCGATATTCCTGATAATGATATTGGTCTTGTTCAACTAAGCACACCACTCACTTTCAATC aATACGTAGCCGCAATAACTCTTGCAGAAAACCTTCTTGAAGACGGAGTTAATGTTACAGTAAGTGGATGGGGTGCAACAAGCGAca ATGATGATGAAAACCAACTTTTGTATTATGTGGATCTAGTAACGATTCGCAACAGTGAATGTACAGCAATTTATGGAAGTATTCAGGATTCTAGTGTTTGTGCAGAATCAGGAACGGCTACTGTGAAGAACGCTTGCTAT GGTGACGGTGGTGATCCATTAGTCCTTGATGTTGAGACCAATCCTGTACACGTTGGTCTTCTTAGTTTTCTCGGTGGCGACCGTTGTGAGTCTAGGTATCCTTCTGGATTTACAAGAACAGCTTCTTTCAGAAACTGGATACGAGATATAACCGATGTGTAG